The bacterium genome has a segment encoding these proteins:
- the alr gene encoding alanine racemase, with the protein MSSNVKRRSHAWVELDLDLLCQNLALMKAALPPSSDVVMVVKANAYGHGITAVTTKAFDCGVRWFFVATLEEALSVRMVLPEANILLLGAVWPWDIPEISRYRILPVLVSEEQALELAEIARNSGLTLRCHVKVDTGMGRLGFPWEKAPEQMAGIVRRGGLVICGICMHFASAGRSTDLFARLQAERFQGVLDGCAALGMTHLFTHSANSAAFSSHPELDMDGVRLGILAYGYGGRNSISRVSTKPLLQWKTRVIQVKQVPAGFPVSYLSTHVTSEPTCLATIDVGYSDGVSRLMSNKGYVLVGGRRAKVVGRVTMNFTIVDVGAGNGVRPGDEVVLIGQQGDESLWADEVARWCATIPYEILTNIRSDTR; encoded by the coding sequence ATGAGCTCAAACGTAAAACGACGCAGCCATGCCTGGGTGGAGCTGGATCTGGATCTCCTGTGCCAGAACCTGGCATTAATGAAGGCGGCTTTACCGCCTTCTTCAGACGTGGTGATGGTTGTCAAGGCCAACGCCTATGGGCATGGTATTACAGCGGTGACCACGAAGGCCTTTGACTGTGGTGTGCGGTGGTTTTTTGTGGCGACGCTTGAAGAGGCCTTGAGCGTTCGCATGGTGCTGCCTGAGGCCAATATTCTTTTGCTGGGTGCCGTGTGGCCGTGGGATATCCCTGAAATTTCGCGGTATCGCATCCTGCCGGTGTTGGTAAGTGAAGAGCAGGCCCTTGAACTGGCGGAGATTGCCCGGAATTCAGGGCTGACGTTGCGCTGCCATGTTAAGGTGGATACCGGCATGGGGCGCTTGGGATTTCCCTGGGAAAAGGCCCCGGAACAGATGGCGGGGATAGTCCGGAGGGGTGGCTTGGTTATCTGTGGCATCTGCATGCATTTTGCCTCGGCTGGGCGCTCCACTGATTTATTTGCGAGACTTCAGGCGGAACGATTTCAGGGCGTGCTGGACGGCTGTGCCGCTCTGGGGATGACTCACCTTTTCACGCATTCGGCTAATAGTGCGGCGTTTTCGTCCCATCCCGAGCTGGACATGGATGGGGTTCGGCTGGGGATTCTGGCTTATGGGTATGGTGGACGCAACAGCATCTCGCGCGTCAGCACAAAGCCGTTGTTGCAGTGGAAAACCCGTGTGATTCAAGTGAAGCAGGTTCCCGCCGGATTTCCTGTCAGTTATCTCAGCACCCATGTGACCTCTGAACCTACCTGCCTGGCCACCATTGATGTCGGTTATTCCGACGGCGTCTCGCGACTCATGAGTAACAAGGGGTATGTCCTGGTCGGTGGACGGCGCGCTAAGGTGGTCGGGCGAGTGACGATGAATTTCACCATTGTCGATGTGGGGGCGGGGAACGGTGTGAGGCCCGGTGATGAAGTGGTACTGATTGGGCAGCAGGGCGATGAATCCCTTTGGGCGGATGAAGTGGCGCGGTGGTGTGCGACGATCCCCTATGAAATTCTAACCAATATCCGAAGTGATACCCGATGA